The genomic stretch GGAGGATGCACGAATGGTAGAGATGATAAAAACTAAAGTTGCCCGAGAGCAGATTCTTGAATTTCTTGAGAAAATGAACATGATGGGATTTGAACGGAAAGAGGTTTTAACCATCATAAATAAGTTAGCGGAGGAGATGAAGTGATGAGTCCGATCCTAGAATGCAAGGGGTTGACAAAAAAGTATGGCACCAAGGTCGCTCTGAACGATTTCAATTTAACATTAGAGCAGGGTCAGATCGTGGGCCTATTAGGGCCAAATGGTAGTGGCAAAAGTACCCTTATCAAGCTAGCCAATGAGCTATTAACTCCTACGAGTGGTGAGATCCTTATTGGGGGTAAGAAACCTGGGATCGAATCCAAGAAGCTTATCTCCTATCTCCCAGAAAAAACCTATCTTAACGATTGGATGAAGGTTCATCAAATCATTGAGTTGTTTCAGGATTTTTACAAGGATTTTAAACCGGAAAAGGCTTATGATATGCTGAACAGCCTCAATATAAATCCTAATGATCGACTAAAAACTATGTCTAAGGGAACCAAGGAGAAAGTCCAATTGATCCTGGTCATGAGCCGTGAAGCGGATCTTTATCTTTTGGATGAGCCCATTGGGGGAGTGGACCCGGCAGCTCGTGACTATATTTTGAAAACTATTTTAAGCAATTATAACGAAAAGGCAACCGTTCTTATCTCCACGCACCTTATTTCAGAAATCGAAAATATCCTTGACTTTGTAGTATTCATCAATCAAGGGAAAGTTGCCTTGACCTCAACAGTGGATGAAATTCGTAGTGAGAAGGGTAAATCAGTAGATGCCTTATTCCGGGAGGTGTTCAAATGTTAAGTAAACTCATGAAATACGAACTTAAAGCCACAGGGCGTGTGTTCCTGCCCCTATTTCTAGCTGCCTTAGCCTTTGCCCTAATTGCACGCTTTACGGGCGCTTTCAGCGCGGGGCAACAGTGGGAAACCCCAGTAATTATAAGTACGATCATGTATATATCGGTTATGGTCGGTATGTTTGTTATGACCTTGATTATGACCATTCAACGCTTCTATAAGAATCTTCTCTCCGAAGAAGGCTATCTTATGTTTACCTTACCTGTTAAGCCCTGGCAGCACATCGTATGTAAGATGTTAGTTTCTATGTTTTGGGTTGTGCTCAGCTTTCTTATTGCCCTGTGTTCCATACTGATGATTGCCTATAAAGCGGGAGACTGGGGACGTTTCATGGGAGAAGCAGGACCGGTCTGGCAAGAAATATCTGATTTTCTGGGTTCTTCCCTATATCTGTATTCCTTCGAGGGTATCCTCGGAGTCATCTTTACTCTAGCCTCGGCGATTTTGATTCTTTATGCTTCTATTGCCATCGGACACTTGTTCAACCAATATCGCGTCCTTGCGTCCTTTGCAGCCTTTATCGGCCTCAATGTCTTAACCCAAATTATCACCATGGCAATCACAAAAATCCTTGGCTTCAACTTAGATCAGCATATTGAGATTAACTTAGCCAATTTTCACTCTATGCAGACTGAACTGCACACCATCATCGTCCTTACCCTTATGATAGCTGCTCTAGAAGCTACAGCTTACTTTTTCATTACTGAGAGAATATTAAGCAAGCGGTTGAATTTAGAATAGGGAACAAAGTATAGAACAAAGGCGAAAACCAATGAACCCAGAGCGTCCAAGATAATATCTAGCATTGTATCATCGATTTCTACCCCTTGGTAGAAGGTGCCAAAGATACTATCCATTGTGTATTCATAGATTTCCCACACTCCACCGGCAGCTACTGAGAATGAAAAAGCAAATAAAGCGGCAAGGATACGGCTGTGTTGAGTGTCTTCCTTGAGGTTAGGACAGAGGTATATCATTAATAAAAAACCCATATGAGCAAAGATAAATCCAGAAGACCCGTGGAGCATTTTATCCCACCACCAAAACCAGATATAGAAGTGGTTGGCAGTACCGAGAAACATCGAAGCATAGAAAAAGAGTATCAGGACCGTAAGAAACCCCTGGGGAATGACCAGCTTGTATTTTCTCTCCAAAAGAAAAGGAATAGACATGAAAAAGATGGTGAGTAGGCACATCCCTGTAGATAACCAGTTAGAACTCATAAGATGGATAATGAACAAGGGGATAATTGAGATGCATAGTAGGATATAAAGGCGAAAGATGAAAGAGGTTTTTCTGTTCATTTTATACTCCTCAAGTTTGAAGTTCTTGATAATACACCCTATGTTGTCTATAATTTCCTTAGAAGAGGATTTTAATTCTAAACTAGAAGCAGGAGTATGAATTCCTGCTTTTGCTTTTTATGAGTACAGCTTATTTTGGTGATTAGAATATCTTTTTGAGTTCAAACTAATGTTATAGGAGAATCCGCAGAAGGGAGCTAATCTATGGATCAGGTTTTAATCAAGACCCATCAATTAACTAAGCGCTATGGGGATGTCCCCGTGGTTAACAGCCTTAATCTCGAGGTTAAGGGAGGAGAAATATTTGGCTTTCTTGGCCCGAACGGCGCAGGAAAAACCACGACTATCAAAATGCTGACCGGTCTGATGGAGCCCAGTGCGGGAGAAGCCTTTATCTGTGGTTATGATCTCAGCAAGCAGTCAACTCAAGCAAAAGCCATGATGGCCTATGTCCCAGATCAACCTAAACTCTATGGCAAGCTCTCCGCGTGGGAATTTCTACAATTGATGGGCGCCCTTTATCGAATACCAAAAGACGTTACTCGGAAAAGAGCTGAACAACTCATGGAGATGTTTGGCCTGTATCAACGAGCGGACGAACTCTTAGAAGGATACTCACATGGTATGCGCCAGAAAGTCGTACTGGCTTCGGCCCTTATTCACCAACCTAAGGTAATACTCATGGATGAACCGACGGTGGGGCTTGATCCAGCGAGCGCAAGACTTCTAAAGGATGTCTTACAAGAACTCGCCAAGCAAGGAGTAGCAATCTTTATCTCCACACATATCCTGGAAATCGCAGAACGAATGTGCCATCGGGTAGGTATTCTTAAAGCGGGACAACTTATTGCCCAAGGAAGCCCTGAGGAATTGCGCCAAAAGGTCGGCCACGGTGGCGAGAGCCTCGAAGATATTTTCCTGGAACTCACAGGTGGCCAAGAAAATGACGAACTACTCAAAAGCTTGGAGGGGGATCGCCAGTGAGAATTATTTTACCCCCGCCCTTAGAAACACAGCCTGCTGAGCAATCCTTCGGTCAAGATTTTATGCTCCTCTTAAAAAACCAGCTTCGCGTGTCCTGGAACAAATTTCGGCACCGTGCCAAGACCACCCTCCTTGTGGGACTGTTGATTGGTCTGGGTATAGTTATCTTTATTTCTTCTTTAGGTTACCTTGCTTACGGGGCTTTGGACTCAATGTCTTATGATTCCCTTCAGGGTTTTCTTTCCTTGCTCTTTATGGGAGGATTAGTAACCCAGATCTTCTTTGGGATTACAGCAGCCTTTGCGGCACTCTATATGTCGGAGGATCTCGAACTGCTTTTTATGGCACCCGTTTCCCTCAAAGCTGTTTTTGCGGTAAAGTCTCTGACCGTCATCGGTAGCAATTTTGTTGCGGCTGCTTTCTTCGTGTTTTTACCGGGAGTGTTTTATGGTCTTTTTTTTCAGGCTGGGATTGCCTTTTATGTCCTAGTTCTACTGGTGACTCTGGGACTATTAGCATTGGGAACAGCTATTGCTCAGCTTCTCAATATGCTGGTCATGCGCCTTGTCCCGCCCCATCGCAGTAGGGAAGCCGTTGGCTTCATTGGTGCTCTAGCGGGAATTGTCATTGCTCTATTTTTTCAGATTCCTAATATGCTCATGAATCAGGATGAAAAAGTCGATATGTCGGTTTGGATTACAGGCAATCAAGAGCTCTTGGAGGTTATGAATTTCTTTCCTTGGGGTTGGGGGGCCCAAGCTTTAGTGGCAGGGATTTCCGGAGAATTTTTAAGTGGTTTAGGGTGGAGTTTTTTGATTTTCTTTGTGGGAGTCTTCCTCTACATGCTAGCCTTTAACTTTGTGGAACGGGGTTTCCGTAGAGGATTCATCTCCCTCAGTCAAGGAGAGGGAGGACGACGAAGGACTAAGCGTCGAAAAATGAGCTCGATTACCACGGCCTCAGACTCATCTGAATCAAAGCATTCCCCTCTTGAAAGCTTTTTGACTCGTGATGAAGTAACGACGAGGAAGGCCTCCTTATGGAACGGGGCTTGGTCTGTCGCCAAGAAAGACTTGCTTTACTTAAAACGGGATACTCGAGAGTGGTTTGGTTATCTGACCCCTTTGATTATTATGGCCTTCTTCATCGGACAGTACCTCTTTGCAGCCACTCCTGGCTCGGAGGGCTCTCTGATTACAATCTTCATCATGTATACCATTATGTTTAGCGGAAACATGGCCCTCCAATCCTTTGGCCGAGAAGGGGAATCCGATTGGCTTTTGAACAGCGTCCCTTTGGGGGGGTGGCCTGTGGTTTGGGGGAAATTGCTGGCGGCAGTTCTGCCCACGTTAGTTCTGATGGAAGCCTTATTGGTCGGAACAGCAGTGGCTATCAATCTAAGTACCACTATGATTCTAGCCTTGGCTATCGGGGCAATCTTCCTCTCCTTTGGTTCCAGCTCCATCGGGCTGTTTTACTCCATCAATAACTGCCGATTTAATCCGGATAGTCCGCAGCAGCGGATTTCACCCGGTGGTTCGTTGTTTATGTATCTGGTGAACACTTTGTTTGTTCTCTTATTGTCCATAGGACTTCTCTATTTGTTCCGTCCTGATGAGCTGGTGGTGATCCTCCAAGGACTTCCTCCATTTACCTATGAAGGGGGATTCTGGTCAGCCCTCCTTTACGGCCTTTACCTTCTCAGTCGCCCCTTGCTTTGGGACACTTGGGCTCGGGTGCTCATAGGGGCTCCGGTTACCTTAATAGTATGGGCAACCGTATTTTTTGGATTTATGGCTGCAACCGTGGGACAAAGCCGCAAAGGCTTCCGAGTAGAGATTATTACAAGTAAGAAGAAAAAGAAAAAGTAGAGGCGTTGCGTTAAGGCATCTCTTTTTCAGATTGAAGGGTAGGAGATAAGAGTGACCTATGAACCCCATCACATTCTTCAGAATCAAGAACATCTGGAGCAATTACTGAAGCTAGAGAAACTTAACCTTCTCTACTTCAGCTCTTCTAGTTGCAACGTATGCCATGTCTTTATATCTAAGGTGTTGAAATTAGCTAAGGAATATAATATACCTGTGGTAGAAATCGATATTCAGAAACATAGGGAAGTGGCCGGACAAACCTTGGTCTTTACTGTGCCTACTCTCCTGGTTATGCACGAGGGAAAGGAAGTGCTCAGAGAGAGTCGTTTTATCGACCTCCAAAATGTCGCCCGCTTGATTGAACAAGTCATAGCGTAATGGAAATCCTTGAGTATAGATTGAGAGGAAATGGAGGCAAAGTATTTTGACTAAAAATGAAGGGTTTTTAAAAGTAATATAGAATAGTAAATAATATAAACTAGGTCATCCTATCAAAAATATAATTGAATAAATTTGAAGGAGGGTCACTAATGAAAAAATTATTTAAGTGTACAGTCTGCGGTTTTATCGGCGAAGGTGAATCAGCACCAGAGAAATGTCCTAAATGCGGTGCTCCCGCTGAGAAGTTTGAAGAACTTTCTAGCGAAGCAGCTGCGAAGGTTTACCGTTCTGACAAGACTAACGTGATCCACATGGAAGTTATCGCGTTAGCTGATAAGATTATTAAGCTTAGCCTAGAAGGAATCGAGGATGACTTGGATCCTAACTGTGTCATAACCTTCGAGAAAGCTATCGATGAAGCTTGGACTATGAAACAAAGATGTAAAGCCGAGTTAGCTGGACATATGAAAGTGGGTAAATGGTAATCTGTTGAATTAAAGCTACAGGGCTTAGACGTGAAGCTATAAACTCACGGCTAAGCCTTTTATTATGTTTAGTTTTATTATGATCAGATAATATAATCTCTGTCAGTCTGAGTGTGTTCATTAGATTCTAGCATTTAATGGGTGACTGCTATATAATGAAGACAAGATTATTTGAAATTTGGGAAAGATAGAATTGCTTGAACGTTCTTGATAGACTAAAGAAATAGAGGTGAAGGATAATGATAACCTTTGGAATGATTACCCCAGTGGTAGCGGTTATTGTTCTGATTATTGCTCTCCTTATTTTTGGCCCAGGAAAGCTTCCCGAAGTCGGAAAGTCGTTGAGTAAGGGTGTTAAGAATTTTAAAAGGGAAATGAATACTGTTGATGCCGAGATTATCAGTGAGGAAAAGAATGTAAACCCGAAGGAAGAAAAGAAAGAAGATTAGACCTGAAGGTGGAGGCTCCTGCAGGGGGTATGTCATGAGAAAGTAAAGGCTTGCGAATTTATAAGTGGATTCGTAAGCCTTTTTGGCTTGTTAACTGATCATTCGTTGTCCAATTCTTGACTTGATGAGTTGCAGGAGTTTAAAGAGTTGATTTCTATAGACCTATGTATTATCGTTATAAGAAAATAATTTTGAATATTTGACGGAAATCTCATTAAGTAATGGAAGTCCATGGGGGTGCGTATGGAGTCTATATACAATAACGTCTGTTCATCGGATTGCCGAGCTTCATGTCGGATCAAGACTAAGGTCCAAAATGGCCGAATTGTTAGCATTCAGGGAGATCCTATTGATGAATATACCTTAGGCTCTTTATGTGCTAAAGGGTACGCTCATTTACAACGGATCTATACCCCGGACAGAATCACTTACCCGATGAAACAAGTGGGTAAAGGTACCGGAAACGCGAATTTCCTGGGATCAAGCACTGCATGAAATAGCCGAGAAGCTAATTGACATTCAGAACAAGTATAACTCTATGCTTCCTGTTTGCCTTAATAAATACCTAGGGACTATGGGCTTGCTCTCCAGAAGCATCGAAGGCTTTTTTAACAGTATCGGTTATATTACCTTGATGACGGGTTCTCCCTGCGTAGCTACTGGGATAGATGCGTTGGATTTGAGCTTCGGATCATGTAAAAAGCCAGTTCCTGAAGATATGATTGAGGCTCGCTTAATTCTTGTCTGGGGGGGGAATCCAGCCTGGACAACCCATCATCAGATGCGCCTAGTTTTTGAGGCTAGGGAAAAAGGCGCTATTTTAGTGGTCATTGATCCGATTTTATCGGCTACGGCGGCAAGGAGTGATCTATACGTTCAAATCAAACCAGGGACCAATTTGGACCTGGCTCTAGGTATCGCCAAGGTTTTATATGAAGAAAATTTAGTGGATGCAGATTTTCTGAGTCATTATACGAAGGGTTGGCCTGAATTTCAAGCCACATTAGAAAAGGTAAATTTAGCAGATGTTGCTGTAGCGACAGAAATCCCCGTACATGAGATTAGGAATCTAGCCCACTTGATTGGTAACACTAAGCCAATGACCATTTGGTTAGGAGCCGGAGTACAGCATACCGCTATGGGGGGACAAAGTTTCCGAGTAATTTCTGCTTTAGTAGCTATGACTGGAAATATTGGTATACCCGGTGGAAATATTCATTATGCTACTTTTGATTCCTGGGATTTCGCTGGGGAATTTACGTCGCTTAAGCCCCCTGAAGATAGATGTGGTATTCCAGATGCTCAAGGGCAGCATCAACATCGCTATGTAGGAACAGGAAGATTTGCAGAACTTATGTCAATGGATCCCCCAATCGACCTGCTTTGGGTGGCTTCTCACAATCCGGTTGCCCAAGCTCCCGATTCAGGAGCCGTTAAGAGAGCATTAAAGTCCATACAGACTGTTGTCGTTGCTGACAAGTTTCTTACCCCTACGGCTCAATACGCTGATTACTTCTTACCGGTGGCATCCCATTATGAATACGAGGATGTTGTTATATCATACTGGCATTATGGTGCTGCCATTAATCAAAGAGCGATTGCTCCCTTGGGTGAAAGTAAATCTGACTTCGAGATTATGCGTGAACTAGCGATTGTATTAAACAAGCTTGCGCCGGGATTCAGTACCTTTCCCGTGGAACGGGAGGCTGTAGAATGGCTTGATATGGAGATGAAGCCTCAATATCCTAAATTAGGGATATCCGACTATCGCGACTTGATGGAACAATACCGGCGGGTTGATTTGCCCAAAGTACCTTGGCAAGACAAGGTTTTTTTGACTCGGTCCGGGAAATATGAATTCCTTACGGAACCCGCCTTAACCCATGAGATCTCTTCCTTTGCTCAGGATATCGAGGAAGGTCAAGAAGGTAAAGACTACCCTTTTCGGTTATTGCGCATTCGTAGTTACGCGACCCTTAACTCGCAGTTCAGGAATCTTGTGGGTATGGAGGGAGTCTCCGAAAAGACAAAGGTTTTGCTTAATCCAGAGACGGCTCTATTGAAGGATATCGAGGAAGGGGTAAAGGTTAGGGTGTATAACCAGTTAGGTCAAATCGTATTACCTGTGAGTCTGTCTGAGAGTATTCCACCCGATGTTGTATCGGTATATATCGGTTGTGACTCAAAGCATGATATTGAATTAAATAACATTATTGCTTTAATTGATACCGATTTGGGAGAGAGCTGTTCTGATGCTAAAGGGTTAGCCTTTAACAATACGTATGTGAATTTAGCGAGGGTGTGAGAAAATGGCTCGAACACAAAGAGGATTCCTTTTTGATCCCAATCGCTGCTTAGGGTGCCGGACCTGTGTCATGGCCTGCGCTACTGGGAACAATTTGCCACCTGGTATCTATTTGCGCAACGTTGAGCTGCAAGAATTTCAAAAAGGGGCTCAGGTTATAAAATACTACCTTTCTACTTCGTGCAATCATTGCGCCAATCCGGAGTGTTTCCGCCTTTGTCCGGAGCAAGCCTACCGAAAACGACATGATGGCGTAGTGTTATTTGACCAAACAAAATGTACAGGTTGTGGAACTTGCACACGAGGCTGTCCGTTTGAAGCACCAGTCGTCAATCCAGCCACGGGAAGAGTAATCAAATGTGATTTGTGTTATGAAAAATTGGACGAAGGAGAAACGCCTTTTTGTGTATCCTCGTGTCCAGTACAGGCATTAACCCTAATAGATTTAAGCGATACCAATTCAAAGACTGCGGATATCGTGCGGAGGTTGCCAGGGGTTGTAAAGATCCAACTCACGCGACCCTCGATTCGCTACGTTGCACTGAAGATAGGAAAGCAGATCTTGCGACATCCAAGAAGGAAAGGGGATGGGTATGGAAACGAGGATGAATTACAGTGAGCTCTTTGTCCGCTCAATGAAGGATTTGGCCCAAGGCCAAGATATTCCTCACATTGCGGCGAGGCTTGCTCAAGAGATAGGCAAAGCCATCATTATTACTGATTCTGTTAATCGTGTCTTGGTACTTCACGATCCACGAGGAACCGGGGTGAGTGTTGGGGAATTCTTCCCACTTCGCCTTGGAAATGGCGATGATATAGAAGCTGATTTCTTTACTGAAGTGAACCAGTTTAACGAGGGTCTATGGGAAACACAAAAGGGAGTACTCCATTATGTCTATTATGCGATTAAAGTGCCCGGTAAACTTTTTGGCCATTGTATCGTTCTCTGTGCGAACCAGGATTTACAGCCTGGCCAAAGGGTTCTTATCCAGCAAGTGTCGTTGACACTGCTACTGGCTTTAAAAGAGGCCTCAATCAGGGAGACTGAGCGGGGTTGGCTTCTGGATGAGTTTATATACGATGTCCTGTATAATAACTATCATTCTAAAATTGCACTTTATGAAAAGGCCCAGCGTTTGCATTGGAATATCGAGGGACCTTTTGCAATTATTGTCCTAGAATCTCCCACGGATAAGCTTCTCAAGGTCAGGCGGCTAGGACCGTCCCGGTTCAATTCCTTCCCACCGATCTACACGGTTATCAATGAAAATGCCGTTGTTATCCTCTCCCTGACCAACTTACCAAACCTTCAGATTAAGGGAGCCATAAACCAGTTTATTACTGAACTTTTAGGTAACCTGTCATTTTGCAGCATAAAAGATGTTCACATGGGTGTGGGTTCTACAGCAGTTGCCTTAACCGATTTACATCAACGTTTTCAGGAAGCAAAGATTGCCCTAGAACTCGGTAAAGTGTTCGGATCGGGTAACATAAGCCACTTTGATGAGATGGGATTTCTGAAATTCATTTTTACGGCGCCAGCCCAAGAGCTCCAAGAGTTCGCACAACGAACTCTTGGTGAAATCATAGCTTATGATTTGGAGATGGAAACGGCTTTACTGAGCACACTACGAACCCATATTGATCAAAAATGTCAAATTTCCAATACTTCCAAGGTTCTCTATGTTCACGAAAATACTTTGCGCAACAGAATTAAAAAAATCGAACAAATGCTCCGTCTCGATCTTAACCGAGTGGACCACCTTGTCAATATCTATATTGCCCTGCAAATTCTGAATATGGAGTACGATGAAATGTAAATAGCTTCTCCCCAAATTAATAATTTTTTCCATGGAGTTTTCTACAAAGAGGACTCCTTTTTCTTGTGGAAAGTTCCACAGGCTTATGACTAGAAAAAGAGAATATATAAATAGTTGAAATAACAACTATTTTATCGAAAGATGGTGGTTTGAGTCGTTTGAACGAAGGATGATTGCTCGAATAATCATCTAGCTAATGTCCAAAAATTATGGGGGTGAACTAATGGGCTTTTCACGTAGACAATTTTTAGGCGGGGGTCTGGCGCTCGGCGGCGCTCTTGCAACTGGAGCACCCGCGTCCATCCTACGGGGTTTAGGTATAGCAAAGGAAGTTAACGCAGCCCCGGTAAATGACCAAGAAAAAATCAGTTATAGTTGCTGTAACCCGGAATGTAACAACTGTTCCTTACAAGTTCATGTTCGCAATGGTAAGCTTGTCAGAATTTCTCCGAATCCCAATTATTACACCAGACCCTGCTTGCGTGGTCGTTCCCGCTTACAGTGGAATTACCATCCGGATCGGCTCAAGTATCCGTTCAAAAGGGTCGGGGAGCGCGGCGAAGGAAAATGGGAGCGCATTTCTTGGGAAGAGGCGTTAGATACAATCGCCACTAAGTTGGGACAAATCCGCGATGAGTCCGGTCCTGAATCAGTCTGGTTTACAGCTGGGGCAGTAATGTCAGTTTTGCCGAATTCCATGCAAAGAAGATTTGCTAATGCTTTTGGTAAAGGTGTAATGACCGGCGGAATAGGTTCCCTATGCTGTGCGGCTCAAGGTGAAGCCTCAACAGCTACCCAAGGTTATCGTACCGCCGGAATTGAAGAGAAGGCATATAGTAAACT from Desulfitobacterium dichloroeliminans LMG P-21439 encodes the following:
- a CDS encoding ABC transporter ATP-binding protein, with product MSPILECKGLTKKYGTKVALNDFNLTLEQGQIVGLLGPNGSGKSTLIKLANELLTPTSGEILIGGKKPGIESKKLISYLPEKTYLNDWMKVHQIIELFQDFYKDFKPEKAYDMLNSLNINPNDRLKTMSKGTKEKVQLILVMSREADLYLLDEPIGGVDPAARDYILKTILSNYNEKATVLISTHLISEIENILDFVVFINQGKVALTSTVDEIRSEKGKSVDALFREVFKC
- a CDS encoding ABC transporter ATP-binding protein; its protein translation is MDQVLIKTHQLTKRYGDVPVVNSLNLEVKGGEIFGFLGPNGAGKTTTIKMLTGLMEPSAGEAFICGYDLSKQSTQAKAMMAYVPDQPKLYGKLSAWEFLQLMGALYRIPKDVTRKRAEQLMEMFGLYQRADELLEGYSHGMRQKVVLASALIHQPKVILMDEPTVGLDPASARLLKDVLQELAKQGVAIFISTHILEIAERMCHRVGILKAGQLIAQGSPEELRQKVGHGGESLEDIFLELTGGQENDELLKSLEGDRQ
- a CDS encoding putative ABC transporter permease subunit, whose product is MRIILPPPLETQPAEQSFGQDFMLLLKNQLRVSWNKFRHRAKTTLLVGLLIGLGIVIFISSLGYLAYGALDSMSYDSLQGFLSLLFMGGLVTQIFFGITAAFAALYMSEDLELLFMAPVSLKAVFAVKSLTVIGSNFVAAAFFVFLPGVFYGLFFQAGIAFYVLVLLVTLGLLALGTAIAQLLNMLVMRLVPPHRSREAVGFIGALAGIVIALFFQIPNMLMNQDEKVDMSVWITGNQELLEVMNFFPWGWGAQALVAGISGEFLSGLGWSFLIFFVGVFLYMLAFNFVERGFRRGFISLSQGEGGRRRTKRRKMSSITTASDSSESKHSPLESFLTRDEVTTRKASLWNGAWSVAKKDLLYLKRDTREWFGYLTPLIIMAFFIGQYLFAATPGSEGSLITIFIMYTIMFSGNMALQSFGREGESDWLLNSVPLGGWPVVWGKLLAAVLPTLVLMEALLVGTAVAINLSTTMILALAIGAIFLSFGSSSIGLFYSINNCRFNPDSPQQRISPGGSLFMYLVNTLFVLLLSIGLLYLFRPDELVVILQGLPPFTYEGGFWSALLYGLYLLSRPLLWDTWARVLIGAPVTLIVWATVFFGFMAATVGQSRKGFRVEIITSKKKKKK
- a CDS encoding thioredoxin family protein — its product is MTYEPHHILQNQEHLEQLLKLEKLNLLYFSSSSCNVCHVFISKVLKLAKEYNIPVVEIDIQKHREVAGQTLVFTVPTLLVMHEGKEVLRESRFIDLQNVARLIEQVIA
- a CDS encoding rubredoxin-like domain-containing protein — encoded protein: MKKLFKCTVCGFIGEGESAPEKCPKCGAPAEKFEELSSEAAAKVYRSDKTNVIHMEVIALADKIIKLSLEGIEDDLDPNCVITFEKAIDEAWTMKQRCKAELAGHMKVGKW
- the tatA gene encoding twin-arginine translocase TatA/TatE family subunit — its product is MITFGMITPVVAVIVLIIALLIFGPGKLPEVGKSLSKGVKNFKREMNTVDAEIISEEKNVNPKEEKKED
- a CDS encoding molybdopterin-dependent oxidoreductase encodes the protein MQNKYNSMLPVCLNKYLGTMGLLSRSIEGFFNSIGYITLMTGSPCVATGIDALDLSFGSCKKPVPEDMIEARLILVWGGNPAWTTHHQMRLVFEAREKGAILVVIDPILSATAARSDLYVQIKPGTNLDLALGIAKVLYEENLVDADFLSHYTKGWPEFQATLEKVNLADVAVATEIPVHEIRNLAHLIGNTKPMTIWLGAGVQHTAMGGQSFRVISALVAMTGNIGIPGGNIHYATFDSWDFAGEFTSLKPPEDRCGIPDAQGQHQHRYVGTGRFAELMSMDPPIDLLWVASHNPVAQAPDSGAVKRALKSIQTVVVADKFLTPTAQYADYFLPVASHYEYEDVVISYWHYGAAINQRAIAPLGESKSDFEIMRELAIVLNKLAPGFSTFPVEREAVEWLDMEMKPQYPKLGISDYRDLMEQYRRVDLPKVPWQDKVFLTRSGKYEFLTEPALTHEISSFAQDIEEGQEGKDYPFRLLRIRSYATLNSQFRNLVGMEGVSEKTKVLLNPETALLKDIEEGVKVRVYNQLGQIVLPVSLSESIPPDVVSVYIGCDSKHDIELNNIIALIDTDLGESCSDAKGLAFNNTYVNLARV
- a CDS encoding 4Fe-4S dicluster domain-containing protein is translated as MARTQRGFLFDPNRCLGCRTCVMACATGNNLPPGIYLRNVELQEFQKGAQVIKYYLSTSCNHCANPECFRLCPEQAYRKRHDGVVLFDQTKCTGCGTCTRGCPFEAPVVNPATGRVIKCDLCYEKLDEGETPFCVSSCPVQALTLIDLSDTNSKTADIVRRLPGVVKIQLTRPSIRYVALKIGKQILRHPRRKGDGYGNEDELQ
- a CDS encoding PucR family transcriptional regulator — translated: MGMETRMNYSELFVRSMKDLAQGQDIPHIAARLAQEIGKAIIITDSVNRVLVLHDPRGTGVSVGEFFPLRLGNGDDIEADFFTEVNQFNEGLWETQKGVLHYVYYAIKVPGKLFGHCIVLCANQDLQPGQRVLIQQVSLTLLLALKEASIRETERGWLLDEFIYDVLYNNYHSKIALYEKAQRLHWNIEGPFAIIVLESPTDKLLKVRRLGPSRFNSFPPIYTVINENAVVILSLTNLPNLQIKGAINQFITELLGNLSFCSIKDVHMGVGSTAVALTDLHQRFQEAKIALELGKVFGSGNISHFDEMGFLKFIFTAPAQELQEFAQRTLGEIIAYDLEMETALLSTLRTHIDQKCQISNTSKVLYVHENTLRNRIKKIEQMLRLDLNRVDHLVNIYIALQILNMEYDEM